In one Bacillus thuringiensis genomic region, the following are encoded:
- a CDS encoding amidase domain-containing protein has product MVVKTKIENQLQQFLAYITEKRTNVDGIAEDLLQMALRKKQLFQRRSAHIVKATADVSFIRQLNSNDHQEIDYQIHFKYLIKHKELFYIEEEQLKRRVCLNNSRIIGDYAIEVSEEIRMGETLEREITKEKYGSYQYNRLEAVKYAERWWDDRNPMYRNFPDNCTNFISQCLHTGEVPMSGYPNIRKGWWQRENQWSWSWAVAHSFYWYLSGATTGLRAEAVERPEELILGDVIAYDFEDDGRWNHTTIVVAKDADGMPLVNAHSANSRRRYWNYEDSSKYTPQMKYKFFHIING; this is encoded by the coding sequence ATGGTTGTAAAAACGAAGATTGAAAACCAATTACAACAATTTTTAGCATATATAACGGAGAAAAGAACGAATGTGGATGGTATTGCTGAGGATTTACTACAAATGGCACTGAGAAAGAAACAATTGTTTCAAAGACGTAGTGCACATATAGTGAAAGCAACTGCGGATGTTTCTTTCATTAGACAATTAAATAGTAATGACCATCAAGAAATTGATTATCAAATACATTTTAAATATTTAATTAAGCATAAAGAATTATTTTATATTGAAGAGGAACAATTAAAACGAAGAGTTTGTTTAAATAATAGTCGGATTATAGGCGATTATGCTATTGAAGTGTCAGAAGAAATTAGAATGGGTGAGACATTAGAAAGGGAAATTACGAAAGAGAAGTACGGTTCTTATCAGTATAATCGTTTAGAGGCAGTGAAATATGCAGAGCGTTGGTGGGATGACCGAAATCCTATGTATCGTAATTTCCCTGATAATTGTACGAATTTCATTTCTCAATGTCTTCATACTGGAGAAGTACCTATGAGCGGATATCCTAATATTCGTAAAGGATGGTGGCAAAGGGAGAATCAGTGGAGCTGGAGCTGGGCTGTTGCACATTCTTTTTATTGGTATTTGTCAGGTGCTACAACAGGACTTCGAGCAGAGGCGGTAGAGAGGCCAGAAGAACTTATTCTTGGAGATGTCATTGCTTATGATTTCGAGGATGACGGAAGATGGAATCATACGACGATTGTAGTAGCAAAAGATGCAGATGGTATGCCGCTTGTAAATGCACATTCAGCGAATAGCCGTCGACGTTATTGGAACTATGAAGACTCTAGTAAATATACACCACAAATGAAATATAAATTCTTTCATATTATTAATGGGTAG
- a CDS encoding transglycosylase domain-containing protein: protein MKERVLSRVNYHQKVALNPMTKLFYKAIILLLLLSCTLLFIGNVMIEKSDISKLHVPAKLEVPESLTHAFIATEDKRFYHHNGLDYIAIIRASVENIKAGGVVQGGSTITQQLSKNAFLTNERTFSRKWKEIFYTKKIERTFTKDEILKLYVSNIYYGEGAWGIEKAANLYFGKKVNQLTLAESAMMAAVVKAPAYYSPAQNYDKAVERRNVVLRLMEKEGYISHDEYVQAVSEKLVIRHDIKIEQSMLNSARKKAVS, encoded by the coding sequence ATGAAAGAACGAGTATTATCTAGGGTGAACTATCATCAAAAAGTTGCATTAAATCCAATGACTAAACTTTTTTATAAAGCCATTATATTATTATTATTGTTAAGTTGTACGTTATTATTCATTGGAAATGTAATGATTGAGAAAAGTGATATTAGTAAATTACATGTACCGGCTAAGTTAGAGGTGCCAGAATCATTAACACATGCATTTATTGCGACAGAAGATAAAAGATTTTATCATCATAACGGTTTAGATTATATAGCAATTATTAGGGCCTCAGTTGAGAATATAAAGGCTGGTGGTGTCGTGCAAGGAGGAAGCACGATTACACAACAGCTATCTAAAAATGCCTTTTTAACAAATGAACGTACATTTTCTCGTAAGTGGAAAGAGATTTTTTATACGAAAAAAATTGAACGCACATTTACGAAGGATGAAATTTTAAAATTATATGTAAGTAATATTTATTATGGAGAAGGAGCGTGGGGAATTGAAAAAGCAGCAAACCTTTACTTCGGTAAAAAGGTGAACCAATTAACGTTGGCTGAAAGTGCAATGATGGCTGCTGTAGTAAAAGCACCTGCTTATTACTCACCTGCCCAAAACTATGATAAAGCAGTAGAGAGACGAAATGTCGTTTTGAGACTAATGGAGAAAGAAGGCTATATAAGCCATGATGAGTATGTTCAAGCAGTTAGTGAGAAATTAGTAATTCGTCATGATATAAAAATAGAGCAGTCGATGTTAAATAGCGCGCGTAAAAAAGCAGTAAGTTAA
- a CDS encoding YebC/PmpR family DNA-binding transcriptional regulator, producing MGRKWNNIKDKKASKDANTSRIYAKFGREIYVAAKQGEPDPESNQALRVVLERAKTYNVPRTIIDRAVEKAKGGSEENYDELRYEGFGPNGAMVIVDTLTNNVNRTAADVRAAFSKNSGNMGVNGSVAYMFDATAVIGLEGKTSDEVLEILMEADVDARDILEEEDSVIVYAEPDQFHAVQSALKGAGVEEFTVAELTMLAQSDVTLPEDAQAQFEKMVDALEDLEDVQQVYHNVDLGE from the coding sequence ATGGGCCGTAAATGGAACAATATTAAAGACAAAAAAGCATCAAAAGATGCAAATACAAGCCGTATATACGCGAAATTTGGGCGTGAAATTTATGTGGCAGCAAAACAAGGCGAGCCAGATCCAGAATCAAACCAAGCGCTAAGAGTTGTATTAGAGCGTGCGAAAACATACAATGTTCCAAGAACAATTATTGATCGTGCAGTTGAAAAAGCAAAAGGCGGTTCAGAAGAAAATTATGACGAGCTTCGTTATGAAGGATTCGGACCAAATGGAGCTATGGTTATTGTAGATACACTTACAAATAACGTAAACCGTACTGCAGCAGATGTACGAGCTGCATTTAGCAAAAATAGTGGTAATATGGGTGTGAACGGTTCTGTAGCTTACATGTTTGATGCGACAGCTGTTATCGGCCTTGAAGGTAAAACATCAGATGAAGTTCTTGAAATTTTAATGGAAGCAGATGTAGATGCACGTGACATTCTAGAAGAAGAAGATTCTGTTATCGTGTATGCTGAACCAGATCAATTCCATGCAGTACAATCTGCACTTAAAGGTGCTGGCGTTGAGGAGTTTACAGTTGCAGAATTAACAATGCTTGCACAAAGTGATGTAACACTTCCTGAAGATGCTCAAGCACAATTTGAGAAAATGGTTGATGCATTAGAAGATTTGGAAGATGTTCAACAAGTTTATCACAACGTAGACTTAGGAGAGTAA
- a CDS encoding PrkA family serine protein kinase yields the protein MDILKKIEQHREAEERLQWEGTFAEYLELVKERPWVAQTAHSRIYNMIKDAGIEEVDGRRKYNFFSNQLFGLEDALERLVEEYFHPSAKRLDVRKRILLLMGPVSGGKSTLVTMLKRGLETYSRTDRGAIFAIKGCPMHEDPLHLIPHHLRDDFFDEYGVRIEGNLSPLNVMRLEQEYGSRIEDVVVERIFFSEDRRTGIGTFSPSDPKSQDIADLTGSLDFSTIAEYGSESDPRAYRFDGELNKANRGMMEFQEMLKCDEKFLWHLLSLTQEGNFKAGRFALISADELIVAHTNETEYRSFIANKKNEALHSRIIVMPVPYNLRVSEEEHIYEKMIRESDVSNVHIAPHTLRVAAMFTILTRLKDPKRPDIDLIKKMRLYDGETVEGYNAIDVEELQREYQDEGMKGIDPRYVINRISSTIIRKEVPSINALDVLRSLKDGLDQHPSISNEDRERYMNFISLARKEYDEIAKKEVQKAFVYSYEESAKTLMDNYLDNVEAYCNKSKLRDPLTGEEMSPDEKLMRSIEEQIGISENAKKAFREEILIRISAYARKGKRFDYNSHERLREAIQKKLFADLKDIVKITTSTKTPDENQLKKINDVVARLIDEHGYNSSSANELLRYVGSLLNR from the coding sequence ATGGATATTCTAAAAAAGATTGAACAGCACCGAGAAGCAGAAGAACGTTTACAATGGGAAGGTACGTTTGCGGAGTATTTGGAGCTTGTGAAAGAAAGACCATGGGTGGCTCAAACAGCACACTCTCGCATTTACAATATGATAAAAGATGCTGGAATTGAAGAAGTTGATGGTAGAAGAAAGTATAACTTCTTTAGTAATCAGCTCTTTGGATTAGAGGATGCTCTAGAACGTCTTGTAGAGGAATATTTTCATCCATCTGCAAAACGATTAGATGTTAGAAAAAGAATTTTATTATTAATGGGTCCTGTTAGTGGAGGGAAATCAACGTTAGTTACAATGTTGAAACGAGGATTAGAAACATATTCAAGAACAGATCGCGGAGCAATTTTTGCAATTAAAGGATGCCCAATGCACGAGGATCCACTGCATTTAATTCCACATCATTTACGAGATGATTTCTTTGATGAGTATGGGGTTAGAATTGAAGGGAATTTATCACCACTAAATGTCATGCGTTTAGAGCAAGAATACGGATCAAGAATTGAGGATGTAGTTGTAGAGCGTATTTTCTTCTCTGAAGATCGCCGTACAGGGATTGGTACATTTAGCCCGTCTGATCCAAAATCACAAGATATTGCAGATTTAACAGGTAGTCTGGACTTTTCTACGATTGCAGAATATGGTTCAGAATCAGACCCGCGTGCGTATCGATTTGATGGAGAATTAAATAAGGCAAACCGAGGAATGATGGAGTTCCAAGAGATGTTAAAATGCGATGAGAAGTTTTTATGGCACTTATTATCACTTACGCAAGAAGGGAATTTCAAAGCGGGAAGATTTGCGCTTATTTCAGCAGATGAATTAATTGTAGCGCATACGAATGAAACAGAGTATCGCTCATTTATAGCAAATAAGAAAAATGAAGCATTGCACTCAAGAATTATTGTAATGCCAGTTCCTTATAATTTACGGGTAAGTGAAGAAGAACATATTTATGAAAAAATGATTCGTGAAAGTGATGTATCGAATGTTCACATTGCACCACACACACTTCGCGTTGCAGCAATGTTCACTATTTTAACTCGTTTAAAAGATCCGAAGCGTCCGGATATTGATTTAATTAAAAAGATGCGTTTGTATGATGGAGAAACGGTAGAAGGTTATAATGCGATTGATGTAGAAGAATTACAACGCGAATATCAAGATGAAGGTATGAAGGGTATTGATCCTCGTTATGTCATTAACCGAATTTCGTCTACAATCATTCGAAAAGAGGTACCATCTATTAACGCGTTAGATGTACTTAGATCTTTAAAAGATGGGCTAGATCAGCATCCATCCATTAGTAATGAAGACCGTGAACGTTACATGAATTTCATCTCATTAGCGAGAAAAGAATACGATGAAATCGCGAAGAAAGAAGTACAAAAAGCGTTTGTTTATTCATATGAAGAATCAGCTAAGACGCTTATGGATAATTACTTAGATAACGTCGAGGCGTACTGCAATAAATCGAAATTACGTGATCCGTTAACAGGAGAAGAAATGAGTCCAGATGAAAAATTAATGCGCTCAATTGAAGAGCAAATTGGAATTTCAGAAAATGCTAAGAAAGCGTTCCGTGAAGAGATTTTAATTCGCATTTCTGCTTATGCCCGTAAAGGAAAACGCTTTGATTATAATTCACATGAACGTCTTCGTGAAGCGATTCAGAAAAAACTATTTGCTGATTTAAAAGATATAGTGAAAATTACAACATCAACGAAAACGCCGGACGAAAATCAGCTTAAGAAAATCAATGATGTTGTTGCGCGTTTAATTGATGAGCATGGCTATAATTCTTCTTCAGCAAATGAATTACTACGCTATGTAGGTAGCTTGTTAAACAGATAG
- a CDS encoding DsbA family protein, whose amino-acid sequence MKSNKLMALGIVFSIAVLIVIGTIAYSIINDKKDKGNEMFAYSTQQSLGKDDAPVKVVEFGDFKCPACRTWDVTVLPRLKEEYIDKGKVQLYFINFPFIGKDSDLGAAAGEAIYKQDKDSFWIFYDEIYQNQKKDTEEWITEDLLLSIVKEKLPKVDVEQFKKDLHSKDIKEKVRKDSDRAQKLKVQGAPSVYVNGNLANPDFDSMKKAIDKELKK is encoded by the coding sequence ATGAAATCAAATAAACTCATGGCTCTTGGTATAGTTTTTTCTATCGCAGTATTGATTGTAATTGGAACAATTGCGTATAGCATCATAAATGACAAAAAAGATAAAGGGAATGAGATGTTTGCTTATTCTACGCAACAATCTTTAGGGAAAGATGATGCTCCAGTTAAGGTAGTTGAATTTGGAGACTTTAAATGTCCTGCTTGTCGTACTTGGGATGTAACAGTATTACCTCGATTAAAAGAAGAGTATATTGATAAAGGCAAAGTGCAGTTATATTTTATTAACTTCCCATTTATCGGAAAAGACTCGGATTTAGGTGCAGCAGCTGGTGAAGCAATTTATAAACAAGATAAAGATTCATTCTGGATTTTCTATGATGAGATTTATCAAAATCAAAAGAAAGATACGGAAGAATGGATTACAGAAGATTTGCTTCTTAGCATTGTGAAAGAAAAACTTCCAAAAGTTGATGTAGAGCAATTTAAGAAAGATTTACACAGTAAAGACATTAAAGAAAAAGTACGTAAAGATTCAGATCGTGCTCAAAAATTAAAAGTTCAAGGTGCTCCTTCTGTATATGTAAACGGTAATCTTGCAAACCCTGATTTCGATAGTATGAAGAAGGCAATTGATAAAGAATTGAAAAAGTGA
- the trmL gene encoding tRNA (uridine(34)/cytosine(34)/5-carboxymethylaminomethyluridine(34)-2'-O)-methyltransferase TrmL gives MGVHVVLYQPEIPANTGNIARTCAATGTELHLIRPLGFSTDDKMLKRAGLDYWQHVKITYYDSIEEFYEKNKDGEFFYLTKYGEKAHTAFDYSKREKDYYFVFGRETNGLPANVIEENFDHCLRIPMTDKVRSLNLSNTAAILIYEAFRQQNYPGLDLEIVY, from the coding sequence GTGGGAGTACATGTTGTTTTATATCAGCCAGAAATTCCAGCAAATACAGGGAATATTGCTCGTACTTGTGCAGCAACTGGAACAGAATTACATTTGATTAGACCGCTTGGATTTTCAACGGATGATAAAATGTTAAAGCGTGCAGGATTAGATTATTGGCAGCACGTAAAAATTACGTACTATGATTCAATTGAAGAATTTTATGAAAAAAATAAAGACGGTGAATTCTTCTATTTAACAAAGTATGGCGAGAAAGCTCATACAGCGTTTGACTATAGCAAGCGCGAGAAGGATTACTATTTTGTATTTGGAAGAGAAACAAACGGCTTACCAGCTAATGTAATCGAAGAAAACTTTGATCATTGTTTACGTATTCCAATGACAGATAAAGTACGTTCATTAAATTTATCTAATACAGCAGCAATTTTAATTTATGAAGCGTTCCGTCAACAAAATTACCCTGGATTAGATTTAGAAATCGTTTATTAA
- the queG gene encoding tRNA epoxyqueuosine(34) reductase QueG, with product MDFEQLKQDVIAYSKTIGIDKIGFASASPFEELKQRLIQQQQLNYQSGFEEPDIEKRTNPQLLLPGAKSIIAIALAYPSKLKNAPLSKRGERRGIFCRASWGQDYHLVLRDRLQKLEAYLIEKLPDIEVKSMVDTGELSDRAVSERAGIGWSGKNCSIITPEFGSYVYLGEMITNVPFPPDKPIEDQCGGCTKCIDICPTGALIQGGQLDSKKCIAFLTQTKGFLPEEYRDKIGNRIYGCDTCQTVCPKNKGMDFHNHPEMEPDPELVKPLLTPLLTISNRDFKEKYGIMSGSWRGKKPLQRNAILALAHFKETSAIPDLIGVMKDDPRPVLRGTAAWALGKIGGDGVGEAIEKAMEREKDEEVLHEMNRGLELLAQKKE from the coding sequence GTGGATTTTGAACAATTAAAGCAAGATGTAATTGCGTATAGTAAAACAATTGGCATAGATAAAATAGGCTTTGCGAGTGCTTCTCCTTTTGAGGAATTAAAGCAGCGCTTAATCCAGCAACAACAATTAAATTATCAATCTGGATTTGAAGAGCCTGATATAGAGAAGAGAACGAATCCGCAACTGTTATTACCGGGTGCTAAATCAATTATTGCGATTGCTTTAGCATATCCTTCAAAATTAAAAAATGCACCATTAAGTAAGCGTGGAGAACGCCGTGGGATTTTTTGTCGTGCTTCTTGGGGACAAGATTATCATCTTGTTTTACGAGATCGTTTGCAAAAATTAGAAGCATATTTAATTGAAAAACTTCCGGATATAGAAGTGAAGTCCATGGTTGATACAGGTGAATTAAGTGATCGAGCTGTATCAGAGCGTGCAGGCATTGGATGGAGCGGTAAAAACTGCTCTATTATTACACCTGAATTTGGTTCGTACGTATACTTAGGGGAAATGATTACAAATGTTCCATTCCCGCCAGATAAGCCGATAGAAGATCAATGCGGGGGCTGTACGAAATGTATCGATATTTGTCCTACCGGTGCTTTAATACAGGGGGGACAGTTAGATTCGAAGAAGTGCATTGCGTTTTTAACACAGACGAAAGGATTCCTACCTGAAGAATATCGCGATAAAATAGGAAATCGTATATATGGATGTGATACGTGTCAGACTGTTTGCCCGAAAAACAAAGGAATGGATTTTCATAATCATCCTGAGATGGAGCCGGATCCTGAGCTAGTTAAACCATTATTAACGCCACTTTTAACAATTAGTAATCGTGATTTTAAAGAGAAATATGGGATTATGTCAGGGTCATGGAGAGGGAAAAAGCCACTGCAAAGAAATGCGATTTTAGCATTAGCACATTTTAAAGAAACATCGGCAATTCCTGATTTAATTGGTGTTATGAAAGATGACCCAAGACCAGTACTACGCGGAACGGCAGCATGGGCACTTGGGAAAATTGGCGGAGATGGAGTAGGCGAAGCGATTGAGAAAGCGATGGAACGTGAGAAAGATGAAGAAGTGCTTCATGAAATGAATCGCGGGCTTGAATTGTTAGCACAGAAAAAAGAGTAG
- a CDS encoding DUF3884 family protein, whose protein sequence is MTHSKDKKSHAFKGIGDKLNPTIYQVRFMKLDETIQFKAFPELKELGDWLSTSTHMWACHSTMYKYNREEFEKKFLEITNLTVDNVLISTGGVGFNFMSPGWRNSL, encoded by the coding sequence ATGACACATTCAAAAGACAAAAAATCACATGCTTTTAAAGGAATAGGAGATAAGTTAAACCCAACTATCTATCAAGTAAGATTCATGAAATTAGATGAAACAATCCAATTTAAGGCGTTTCCTGAATTGAAGGAATTAGGGGACTGGTTAAGTACTTCAACACATATGTGGGCGTGCCACTCAACTATGTATAAGTACAACAGAGAAGAGTTTGAAAAGAAGTTTTTAGAAATTACAAACTTAACCGTTGATAATGTACTAATATCTACTGGTGGTGTCGGATTTAACTTCATGTCACCGGGGTGGAGAAATTCTCTCTAG
- a CDS encoding NUDIX hydrolase has protein sequence MEHKTPKHIVAVAGYLTNEKNEVLLTKVHWRADTWELPGGQVEEGEALDQAVCREIKEETGLTVKPIGITGVYYNTFMHILAVVFKVAYISGEIKTQPEEIQEAKFVDLNEENIDEYITRPHMKSRTLDAMRATHFIPYETWEVQPYNLIGRL, from the coding sequence ATGGAACATAAGACACCAAAGCATATAGTTGCTGTAGCAGGTTATTTAACAAATGAAAAAAATGAAGTGTTATTAACAAAAGTGCACTGGCGAGCTGATACGTGGGAGTTGCCAGGAGGACAGGTAGAAGAAGGCGAAGCGCTCGATCAAGCTGTCTGTAGGGAAATAAAAGAGGAAACAGGGTTAACGGTGAAGCCTATCGGAATTACAGGGGTTTATTATAATACCTTTATGCATATTCTAGCTGTTGTTTTTAAAGTAGCATATATAAGTGGTGAAATAAAAACTCAACCTGAAGAGATACAAGAGGCTAAATTTGTTGATTTAAATGAAGAGAACATAGATGAGTATATAACGCGTCCTCATATGAAATCCAGAACGCTTGATGCAATGAGAGCAACACATTTTATTCCGTATGAAACGTGGGAAGTACAGCCGTATAATTTAATAGGAAGATTGTAA
- a CDS encoding sensor domain-containing protein, with product MKEEYGNQNTFLSMIDMDLIRQGLLHAIQDLVFILKVIDNETFQYMYVNKIGMDYARLSEECYGKTFAEVLPKDIAGILQRQYAKVVREAKAHTFCDVVNLPKGEIHYESSLNPVCDEEGICQFIICITRDITAQIEEKTEIEEKQMLFKSLLEYNNDSIISIDSIGRVTYANPATYEIFGYRYEELNNKFIFEFINKEYEKDFQIIFKGSMQGKAKQIVSKKYVHKEGYELYISLRTIPIIVNGEIVGIYIVTRDVTRQVLNEMRTEYLAYYDQLTGLMNRISCTNKLNTFLNESVNFALVFIDLDEFHRINDTFGHKEGDKVLQKVTECLSNLKIEDMHLFREHDDQFVMLIENITKEYVEEIAKSILKNISESFVIEEEDVYLSASIGIVMVPADGEDEKILFQRVDAALEKAKEKGKGHYHFYCSGLDCEREQRFIIENQLHRAIEKNEFFLYYQPQINIETKKIASMEALIRWENKELGLVSPNQFIPLAERTGFIIKLDEWVVNQVCQQLREWLNKGYEVVPIAVNISARHFRSITLIEMITRALHKYNVPAHLLAIEVTEGALIHKDISKRVLIQLKEQNLKIHLDDFGTGYSSLSYLKTYPIDTLKIDRSFMEGIHIDERDTNITAAIIHLAHTLELNVIAEGVEKKEQIQFLKEKNVKLVQGYYYSRPISKYDMENMYYK from the coding sequence ATGAAGGAAGAATATGGTAATCAAAATACCTTTTTAAGTATGATAGATATGGATTTAATTAGACAAGGATTATTACATGCTATTCAAGATTTAGTATTCATATTGAAAGTTATTGATAATGAAACGTTTCAATATATGTATGTGAATAAAATAGGAATGGATTATGCTAGGTTAAGCGAAGAGTGCTATGGAAAAACTTTTGCAGAAGTATTACCAAAAGATATAGCGGGGATATTGCAAAGGCAATATGCAAAAGTAGTGAGAGAAGCGAAAGCACACACCTTTTGTGATGTAGTCAATTTACCAAAAGGTGAGATACATTATGAATCTTCACTTAATCCTGTCTGCGACGAAGAAGGAATATGTCAATTTATTATTTGTATTACAAGAGATATTACAGCTCAAATTGAGGAGAAGACAGAGATAGAGGAAAAACAAATGTTATTTAAGTCGTTACTGGAATATAATAATGACTCAATTATATCTATAGATTCTATAGGGAGAGTTACATATGCAAATCCGGCAACGTATGAAATATTTGGATACCGGTATGAGGAATTAAATAATAAATTTATTTTTGAATTCATTAATAAAGAATATGAAAAAGATTTTCAAATTATATTTAAGGGATCGATGCAAGGAAAAGCAAAACAAATTGTTTCAAAGAAATATGTTCATAAAGAAGGGTACGAGCTATATATTTCTTTGAGAACTATCCCGATTATTGTGAACGGTGAAATTGTTGGGATTTATATTGTTACGAGAGATGTTACAAGGCAAGTATTAAACGAAATGCGAACAGAATATTTAGCTTACTATGACCAGTTAACGGGATTAATGAATAGAATTTCATGTACAAATAAGTTAAATACTTTTTTAAATGAGAGTGTAAATTTTGCACTTGTATTTATAGATTTAGATGAGTTTCATCGTATTAATGATACATTTGGTCATAAAGAGGGAGATAAAGTATTACAAAAAGTTACAGAATGTTTAAGCAATCTAAAAATAGAAGATATGCACTTATTTAGAGAACACGATGATCAATTTGTTATGTTGATAGAAAATATAACGAAAGAATATGTAGAGGAAATTGCAAAAAGCATACTGAAAAATATTAGTGAATCTTTTGTAATCGAAGAAGAAGATGTATATTTAAGTGCGTCAATTGGAATTGTAATGGTTCCAGCAGATGGAGAAGATGAAAAAATACTATTTCAGAGAGTCGATGCTGCTTTAGAAAAAGCAAAAGAAAAAGGAAAAGGACATTATCATTTTTATTGTAGTGGATTAGACTGTGAGCGTGAACAAAGGTTTATAATAGAAAACCAGTTACATCGTGCTATAGAAAAAAATGAATTTTTCTTATATTATCAGCCACAAATTAATATTGAAACGAAAAAAATAGCTAGTATGGAAGCTTTAATAAGGTGGGAGAATAAGGAATTAGGACTTGTTTCTCCAAACCAATTTATTCCGTTGGCAGAAAGAACAGGCTTTATTATTAAGCTCGATGAATGGGTAGTAAATCAAGTGTGTCAGCAACTGCGCGAATGGTTAAATAAAGGATATGAAGTGGTCCCAATTGCGGTTAATATTTCAGCTAGACACTTTCGTTCTATTACATTAATAGAGATGATTACACGGGCTTTACATAAGTACAATGTACCAGCTCATTTATTAGCGATAGAGGTTACAGAAGGAGCTCTTATACATAAAGATATATCGAAGAGAGTGTTAATACAATTAAAAGAACAAAATTTAAAGATTCATTTAGATGATTTTGGAACAGGCTACTCATCTTTAAGTTATTTAAAAACATATCCAATTGATACTTTAAAAATTGATCGTTCTTTTATGGAGGGTATACATATAGATGAACGTGATACGAATATTACAGCTGCAATTATTCATTTAGCTCATACTTTAGAATTGAATGTAATTGCAGAGGGAGTAGAAAAAAAGGAGCAAATACAGTTTTTGAAAGAAAAGAATGTGAAGCTTGTACAAGGTTATTATTATAGCCGACCAATATCCAAATATGATATGGAAAATATGTATTATAAATAA